Part of the Bacteroidota bacterium genome is shown below.
GCCTGAAAATATTGTGTTGATGCGGGGTAAAACAAAAATCTATTTTCGTGTATAACAACCCGTGATTTCGCTGATGTACATCATGTGAAAGTCCTTCAATGGATAGTTTTTATCAATTTTAGGATCTAAAAAAAATTCCGGTTTTATGGTGTCGGCATAAAGTTTCTTGCATTCTAAAATAAGGGTGGCTTGTTCAAAGCCCACAGAACCGCCGGGCGTAAGTATCGGCTTCAGTCCTGATTCTTTCATCTTGTCAACATCACGCCCCGAATTTGAACCGCAGAAATTCAGGATACGCCTGTACTTTTCCTCAAAAAATGTGAGGGTGAGCATCTCATGTTTTTCAGTAAATTGAAACGTATGCCTGTTGGGACGGATAAAACTAAAAGCAACCGGTTTATGCCACAATATTCCAAAGCCTGCCCATGACGCCGTCATCATATTATAATGTTCCAGACTGCCTGCCGTTACTAGCATCCAGTCCTTGTCAATCAACTTAAAAATG
Proteins encoded:
- a CDS encoding flavin reductase, coding for MESLFEKISPEDITDNIFKLIDKDWMLVTAGSLEHYNMMTASWAGFGILWHKPVAFSFIRPNRHTFQFTEKHEMLTLTFFEEKYRRILNFCGSNSGRDVDKMKESGLKPILTPGGSVGFEQATLILECKKLYADTIKPEFFLDPKIDKNYPLKDFHMMYISEITGCYTRK